A genomic region of Arachis stenosperma cultivar V10309 chromosome 9, arast.V10309.gnm1.PFL2, whole genome shotgun sequence contains the following coding sequences:
- the LOC130948818 gene encoding chalcone--flavanone isomerase 1A-like yields the protein MAAEPSITAIQFENLVFPAVVTPPGSSKSYFLAGAGERGLTIDGKFIKFTGIGVYLEDKAVPSLAGKWKDKSSQQLLQTLHFYRDIISGPFEKLIRGSKILALSGVEYSRKVMENCVAHMKSVGTYGDAEAEAIQQFAEAFKNVNFKPGASVFYRQSPLGHLGLSFSQDGNIPEKEAAVIENKPLSSAVLETMIGEHAVSPDLKRSLAARLPAVLQQGIIVTPPQHN from the exons ATGGCGGCGGAACCATCCATCACGGCAATACAGTTCGAGAACCTTGTCTTCCCGGCGGTGGTTACTCCTCCTGGCTCCTCTAAGTCTTATTTCCTCGCCGGCGCAG GGGAGAGAGGATTGACGATTGATGGAAAGTTCATAAAGTTCACCGGAATCGGAGTATACTTGGAGGACAAAGCGGTGCCATCACTCGCCGGAAAGTGGAAGGACAAGTCCTCCCAACAATTGCTCCAAACCCTTCACTTCTACAGAGATATCATTTCCG GGCCGTTTGAGAAACTGATTAGAGGATCGAAGATCCTGGCACTGAGTGGAGTGGAGTATTCAAGGAAGGTGATGGAGAATTGTGTGGCACACATGAAATCCGTTGGGACTTATGGCGACGCAGAAGCTGAAGCCATTCAACAATTTGCTGAAGCCTTCAAGAACGTCAACTTCAAACCTGGTGCCTCCGTCTTCTACCGCCAATCACCACTTGGACACTTGGGCCTTAGTTTCTCCCAAGATGGCAACATACCGGAAAAAGAGGCGGCGGTTATTGAGAACAAGCCATTGTCATCGGCGGTGTTGGAGACCATGATTGGAGAGCACGCCGTTTCTCCTGATTTGAAACGCAGCTTGGCTGCAAGATTACCTGCCGTTTTGCAACAGGGTATTATCGTCACACCACCACAACATAACTAA